The following proteins are co-located in the Dehalococcoides mccartyi 195 genome:
- a CDS encoding recombinase family protein, whose product MKVALYARVSTRDKNQDPEVQLMELRKYCQENGMEITREYIDHASANDFVRRTAWKQLLVDASARKFRGLLVWKLDRAFRDITVATSSVKMLRNAGIDFIVTTVPVLSVQGPAGDLMFNIYAAFAQFEKDTIIERVNAGLSRAKAKGKAFGRPRKAIDFNKVLEAHEIACSRVNRITKENQGYSETARILSEQTGLRITAGWVYNRIKAGN is encoded by the coding sequence ATGAAAGTCGCGTTATATGCCAGGGTAAGCACTCGGGATAAAAATCAGGATCCGGAAGTCCAACTGATGGAGCTGCGGAAATATTGCCAGGAAAACGGCATGGAAATAACCAGGGAATATATAGATCATGCCTCGGCCAATGATTTCGTCCGCAGGACGGCATGGAAACAGTTGTTAGTGGATGCATCTGCCCGAAAGTTTCGGGGGTTACTGGTGTGGAAACTTGACCGGGCATTCCGCGACATTACGGTGGCCACCTCGTCCGTTAAAATGCTGCGCAATGCCGGCATAGATTTTATTGTTACCACTGTCCCTGTTCTTTCAGTCCAAGGTCCAGCTGGAGACCTGATGTTTAACATCTATGCCGCTTTTGCCCAGTTTGAAAAGGACACCATTATTGAAAGAGTTAACGCCGGACTTTCAAGAGCAAAGGCTAAGGGTAAGGCATTCGGTCGCCCAAGAAAGGCAATAGACTTCAATAAGGTTTTGGAAGCCCACGAGATAGCCTGCTCACGGGTTAACCGGATTACTAAAGAAAATCAGGGTTATTCCGAGACGGCGAGGATATTGAGCGAGCAGACCGGGCTAAGAATTACAGCCGGTTGGGTCTATAACCGGATAAAGGCCGGCAATTAA